Proteins from one Armatimonadota bacterium genomic window:
- a CDS encoding acetate kinase gives MLVLVVNAGSSSLKYQLIDMSNEKVMAKGIVERIGESGPNGAELTHEAFGKKKLKVKANVADHMQAMRLVFDTLINEETGSIKDISEISAIGHRVVHGGETFFDSVIIDDKVVDTIARLTQLAPLHNPPNLMGIEAAMRIMPNVPHVAVFDTAFHHTLPRHAYIYALPYEFYQKHGVRRYGFHGTSHKYVSSRAIKMLMAQGKDKESLKIITCHLGNGASMAAVVGGKSIDTSMGLTPVEGLVMGTRCGDIDPAIIPFLQKELGYSADDIDNIINKKSGLLGISGISNDMRDIVAEAEAGHKRSQLALDIFCYRIRKYIGAYVAAMGGLDAIVFTAGIGEHSPTVRARICEGLEFFGIELDAEKNAVCQGECDISKETARTRVLVIPTNEEIAIARETVRVITGESENST, from the coding sequence ATGTTGGTACTAGTAGTAAACGCTGGAAGTTCGTCATTAAAATACCAGCTTATAGATATGTCGAACGAAAAGGTAATGGCTAAGGGTATTGTTGAGCGCATTGGTGAGTCGGGTCCGAATGGTGCGGAACTTACTCACGAGGCTTTTGGAAAGAAAAAGCTAAAAGTCAAAGCCAATGTTGCCGACCATATGCAAGCCATGCGCCTGGTTTTTGATACCCTTATTAACGAAGAGACAGGGTCGATTAAAGACATTTCGGAAATTTCAGCTATTGGTCATAGGGTTGTCCATGGCGGTGAGACTTTCTTCGACTCTGTTATAATCGACGACAAAGTTGTGGATACAATCGCGCGTCTGACCCAGCTGGCACCATTGCACAACCCGCCAAACTTAATGGGTATCGAAGCCGCGATGCGAATAATGCCAAATGTGCCGCATGTTGCAGTCTTTGATACGGCATTTCACCACACACTCCCTCGGCATGCGTACATTTATGCCCTGCCGTATGAGTTTTACCAAAAACACGGCGTCAGGCGCTATGGTTTCCACGGCACATCGCACAAGTATGTATCCTCCAGAGCTATAAAGATGCTAATGGCACAAGGAAAGGACAAAGAGTCGCTTAAAATAATAACCTGTCACCTAGGAAACGGCGCGAGCATGGCGGCAGTTGTGGGCGGTAAATCCATTGATACGAGCATGGGGCTTACGCCGGTCGAAGGCTTGGTGATGGGAACAAGATGTGGAGATATTGATCCGGCGATAATTCCTTTCCTCCAGAAGGAGCTTGGCTACAGCGCCGATGATATTGATAATATCATTAACAAAAAGAGCGGCTTACTGGGAATTTCTGGCATAAGCAACGATATGCGAGATATTGTTGCTGAGGCAGAAGCAGGCCACAAGCGCTCACAGTTGGCACTCGACATATTTTGTTATAGAATTCGTAAATACATTGGTGCTTATGTAGCGGCAATGGGCGGGCTAGACGCGATTGTGTTCACAGCTGGCATTGGTGAACACTCGCCGACTGTCCGTGCTCGAATATGCGAAGGCCTTGAATTCTTTGGCATCGAACTTGATGCAGAAAAGAATGCTGTGTGTCAGGGCGAGTGTGATATAAGTAAGGAAACAGCCAGAACACGGGTGCTTGTCATTCCAACAAATGAAGAGATTGCTATTGCGCGGGAAACAGTCCGCGTCATTACTGGTGAAAGTGAGAATTCAACATAG
- the pta gene encoding phosphate acetyltransferase: MNDVMDIVYKRAREAKKRIVLPEGTDPRVVKAAAEVRAQDLAIPIILGPPDTVRQLAKEQGVDISGIEIIDPATSPKREQYAQLLYELRKAKGVTPEQAYEMAGDILYYGVLMVKAGDADGEVSGATHSTADTVRPALQVLKCAPGVSLVSSFFVMIVPDTNYGEKGLFIYADSGLVVNPNADELAEIAVSSGRTMRQLFDVEPRVALLSFSTKGSAKGPLVDKVVEATRLAQRKAPDMLIDGELQADAAIVPWVAEKKAPGSPVAGRANVLIFPDLQAGNIAYKLTERLAHARAFGPILQGLSKPVNDLSRGCDWESIVNVVAITVAQAA; the protein is encoded by the coding sequence ATGAATGATGTAATGGATATCGTATATAAGCGCGCTCGAGAAGCAAAGAAGAGGATTGTGCTACCTGAGGGTACTGACCCGCGCGTTGTCAAGGCTGCAGCTGAAGTTCGAGCACAAGATTTGGCCATCCCTATTATTCTTGGGCCTCCTGATACCGTGCGCCAGCTTGCAAAAGAACAGGGCGTCGACATCTCTGGCATAGAAATTATTGACCCTGCTACATCCCCAAAGCGAGAGCAATATGCGCAACTGCTTTACGAACTTAGGAAGGCCAAGGGGGTAACGCCAGAGCAGGCATATGAGATGGCTGGTGACATACTATATTACGGCGTTTTGATGGTGAAGGCTGGCGATGCAGATGGCGAGGTGTCAGGCGCCACTCATTCAACAGCTGATACTGTGCGGCCAGCTTTGCAGGTGCTTAAGTGTGCTCCGGGCGTAAGTTTGGTTTCGTCATTTTTTGTTATGATTGTACCTGACACGAACTATGGCGAAAAAGGTTTGTTTATTTACGCTGACTCCGGCCTGGTGGTAAATCCCAATGCGGATGAGCTTGCCGAGATTGCCGTCAGTAGCGGAAGGACAATGCGGCAGCTTTTCGATGTAGAGCCGCGCGTTGCTCTTTTGTCATTCTCAACTAAAGGGAGTGCAAAAGGCCCATTAGTTGATAAAGTTGTTGAAGCAACACGCCTTGCGCAGAGAAAAGCACCGGATATGCTAATTGATGGCGAGCTCCAGGCGGATGCTGCCATAGTACCTTGGGTTGCAGAAAAAAAGGCTCCAGGCAGTCCGGTGGCGGGGCGTGCTAATGTGCTTATATTTCCCGACTTGCAAGCCGGAAACATAGCTTATAAACTTACAGAGCGACTTGCGCATGCAAGGGCTTTTGGACCCATTCTGCAAGGGTTATCCAAGCCAGTAAATGACCTCTCTCGGGGGTGCGACTGGGAATCGATAGTAAATGTGGTAGCAATTACCGTAGCACAGGCGGCTTAA